The Micromonospora sp. Llam0 genome includes a window with the following:
- a CDS encoding cysteine desulfurase family protein encodes MAVDYLDAATAAPLHPVAREALSAALTDGWADPAKLYARARRAGQLLDAAREVTADVLRVRADEISFTPSGTVAAHAAVLGGLAGRRRVGRTLVHSAIEHSAVLHAGQRHTADGGEAVPVPVDRLGRIDLAAWSAAVARPGVAFAALISASHEVGTVQPVAEAARVCAAHEVPLYVDAAQSVGRVPVPDGWSVLTASAHKWGGLPGVGVLVVRKGTRWESPYPADEREFGRTPGAVNLPAVVASAAALRAVAAEAHAQAARLSALVDRIRATVAATVPDVEVVGDPTDRLPHLVTFSCLYVDGEALLHALDRRGFAVSSGSSCTSSTLRPSHVLEAMGVLSHGNVRVSLHRDTTDAEVDRFLAELPQVVADLRAEAGVVGL; translated from the coding sequence GTGGCTGTGGACTATCTCGACGCCGCGACCGCCGCACCGCTGCACCCGGTCGCCCGCGAGGCACTGTCGGCGGCGCTGACCGACGGCTGGGCCGACCCGGCCAAGCTGTACGCCCGCGCCCGCCGGGCCGGTCAGCTTCTCGACGCGGCCCGGGAGGTCACCGCCGACGTGCTGCGGGTCCGCGCCGACGAGATCTCCTTCACACCCAGCGGTACGGTCGCCGCGCACGCCGCCGTACTCGGCGGTCTCGCCGGGCGGCGTCGGGTCGGGCGCACCCTGGTGCACTCGGCGATCGAGCATTCGGCGGTACTGCACGCCGGGCAGCGGCACACCGCCGACGGCGGCGAGGCGGTGCCGGTGCCGGTGGACCGGCTCGGCCGGATCGATCTGGCCGCCTGGTCGGCGGCGGTGGCCCGGCCGGGTGTGGCGTTCGCCGCACTGATCAGCGCCAGCCACGAGGTGGGTACGGTCCAACCGGTCGCCGAGGCGGCCCGGGTGTGCGCCGCGCACGAGGTGCCGCTGTACGTAGACGCCGCCCAGTCGGTGGGCCGGGTGCCGGTGCCGGACGGCTGGTCGGTGCTGACGGCCAGCGCCCACAAGTGGGGCGGGCTGCCGGGCGTCGGGGTGCTGGTGGTCCGCAAGGGCACCCGGTGGGAGTCGCCCTACCCGGCCGACGAGCGCGAGTTCGGCCGTACGCCCGGAGCGGTGAACCTGCCGGCGGTGGTCGCGTCGGCGGCGGCGCTGCGCGCGGTGGCCGCCGAGGCGCACGCGCAGGCCGCCCGGTTGTCGGCGCTGGTGGACCGGATCCGCGCGACGGTGGCCGCGACGGTGCCGGACGTCGAGGTGGTCGGTGACCCGACCGACCGGCTGCCGCACCTGGTCACCTTCTCCTGCCTGTACGTCGACGGCGAGGCGCTGCTACACGCGCTGGACCGGCGCGGCTTCGCCGTCTCCTCCGGCTCGTCGTGTACGTCGTCGACGCTGCGCCCGTCACACGTGCTGGAGGCGATGGGGGTGCTGTCGCACGGCAACGTCCGGGTGTCGCTGCACCGGGACACCACCGACGCGGAGGTGGACCGGTTCCTGGCCGAGCTGCCGCAGGTGGTGGCCGACCTGCGGGCCGAGGCCGGGGTGGTCGGGCTGTGA
- a CDS encoding sulfurtransferase TusA family protein has product MAETLDCLGQRCPLPVIALARRLPQLPVGSVVRVLADDPAAALDIPAWCRIRGQEFVAASTVAGSPAFDVRRTS; this is encoded by the coding sequence GTGGCGGAGACTCTCGACTGCCTGGGCCAACGCTGCCCGCTGCCGGTGATCGCGCTGGCCCGGCGGTTGCCGCAGCTGCCGGTCGGGTCAGTGGTCCGGGTGCTGGCCGACGATCCGGCGGCCGCCCTGGACATCCCGGCCTGGTGCCGGATCCGCGGTCAGGAGTTCGTCGCCGCGTCGACCGTCGCCGGCTCCCCCGCCTTCGACGTCCGCCGCACCAGCTGA